Proteins from a single region of Eremothecium gossypii ATCC 10895 chromosome VI, complete sequence:
- the YHM2 gene encoding Yhm2p (Syntenic homolog of Saccharomyces cerevisiae YMR241W (YHM2)): MGAEHGPKDLQKKPVSFSNIALGAALNMCEVTTLGQPLEVTKTTMAANRQFGFSQAVRHVWSRGGVFGFYQGLIPWAWIEASTKGAVLLFVSAEAEYQFRRLGLSNFGAGILGGVSGGVAQAYLTMGFCTCMKTVEITRSKAASAPGVPVPSSLQVFKQIFAAEGLRGINKGVNAVAIRQMTNWGSRFGLSRLVEDGIRRVTHKRSDEKLSAMEKIVASALGGGLSAWNQPIEVIRVEMQSRTNDPNRPKNLTVGKTFRYIYENNGLRGLYRGVTPRIGLGVWQTIFMVGFGDIARDFVGRLTGETPVGH; encoded by the coding sequence ATGGGTGCGGAACACGGTCCTAAGGACCTTCAGAAGAAGCCTGTGAGCTTTTCCAACATTGCCCTGGGAGCGGCGTTGAATATGTGCGAGGTCACGACGCTTGGGCAACCGCTTGAGGTCACCAAAACGACCATGGCCGCAAACCGGCAGTTCGGCTTTTCGCAGGCGGTGCGGCACGTGTGGTCGCGTGGGGGCGTGTTCGGCTTTTACCAGGGGCTGATTCCGTGGGCTTGGATTGAGGCGTCGACCAAGGGCGCGGTGCTGCTGTTTGTTTCTGCGGAGGCCGAGTACCAGTTTCGGCGGCTTGGTCTCAGCAACTTCGGTGCAGGCATCCTGGGCGGGGTGTCTGGCGGCGTAGCGCAGGCGTACCTGACTATGGGATTCTGCACGTGCATGAAGACGGTCGAGATCACGCGCAGCAAGGCTGCGTCAGCTCCCGGAGTGCCCGTGCCCTCTTCGCTGCAGGTGTTTAAGCAGATCTTCGCTGCCGAGGGGCTGCGCGGGATTAACAAGGGGGTGAACGCGGTGGCGATAAGGCAGATGACCAACTGGGGGTCGCGCTTTGGCCTGTCCAGACTGGTGGAGGACGGGATCCGGCGCGTGACCCACAAGCGGAGCGACGAGAAGCTGAGCGCGATGGAGAAAATAGTGGCGTCTGCCCTGGGCGGCGGGCTGAGCGCGTGGAACCAGCCCATCGAGGTGATCCGGGTGGAGATGCAGTCGCGCACGAACGACCCCAACCGGCCCAAGAACCTGACGGTGGGCAAGACGTTCCGCTACATTTACGAGAACAACGGCCTACGCGGGCTGTACCGCGGCGTGACGCCGCGGATTGGCCTGGGTGTGTGGCAGACTATCTTCATGGTAGGCTTTGGAGATATCGCCAGGGACTTTGTGGGGCGGCTAACAGGTGAGACTCCTGTGGGCCACTAG
- the KRE6 gene encoding beta-glucan synthesis-associated protein KRE6 (Syntenic homolog of Saccharomyces cerevisiae YPR159W (KRE6) and YGR143W (SKN1)) codes for MYENQRHLTAGGRNNPFLDQDELQESRQGSTTSLLQNREREAGATESDYQGYYAREPPGVRGEPSKVASSRSLNSMGVPNSDIMTPPAFDRYPMVGSRVASMALPQGAQTGRTPVWGSGSASEDNSMSSLTSSNPFLGDQDFSPFGGYPASSFPLLIDEKEDDDYLHNPDPEEESRLDKQRFLLDLKHMDKRSAGGFVGILLLFIGGLMLFIVLPVLTYTGAVEHHHAKLTEVLSPYQYPQLSAIRTSLVDPDTPKDARKRKSLKGETWPLVFSDEFNAVGRTFFEGDDQFWTGPNIHYAATNDLEWYTPDAATTKDGVLQLRMDAFPMNGLYYRSGMLQSWNKMCYTQGVLEISANLPNYGQYHGLWPGLWTMGNLGRPGFLASTEGVWPYSYEACDAGITPNQSSTDGISYLPGQKLSSCTCDGEDHPNPGVGRGAPEIDLLEGAMDDKVGVGTASQSLQVAPYDIWYIPDYDFIEIYNHSITAMNTYCGGPFQQAVSAVSTLNRTWYQFGEGAGYFQRFSLEYMNDEKDGYITWYIGDKATFTIYASALHPNGNVDWRRISKEPMSIILNLGISNNWAYIDWANLYFPVTMSIDYVRLYQPSNAINVNCDPPDYPTYDYIQKHLNAYMNPNLTSWEAAGYTFPKNILTGNCKSSKFRHS; via the coding sequence ATGTACGAGAACCAGCGGCACCTGACAGCCGGCGGGCGCAACAACCCGTTTCTTGACCAGGACGAGCTGCAGGAGTCGCGGCAGGGCAGCACGacgtcgctgctgcagaaccGAGAGCGGGAGGCGGGCGCAACGGAATCGGACTACCAGGGCTACTACGCACGGGAGCCGCCGGGGGTGCGGGGCGAGCCGAGCAAGGTGGCGTCTAGTCGGTCGCTGAACTCAATGGGAGTGCCCAACAGCGACATCATGACGCCGCCGGCGTTCGACCGCTACCCTATGGTGGGGTCGCGCGTGGCGTCGATGGCGCTGCCGCAGGGGGCGCAGACGGGACGCACGCCGGTGTGGGGATCGGGGTCTGCGTCTGAGGACAATTCGATGTCGTCGCTGACGTCGTCGAACCCGTTCCTGGGCGACCAGGACTTTTCGCCGTTCGGGGGCTACCCCGCGTCCTCGTTTCCGCTGCTGATCGACGAGAAGGAGGACGACGACTACCTGCATAACCCGGACCCCGAGGAGGAGTCGCGGCTGGACAAGCAGCGATTCCTGCTGGACCTGAAGCACATGGACAAGCGCTCGGCCGGCGGGTTCGTGGGAATTCTGCTGTTGTTCATCGGAGGGCTGATGCTGTTCATAGTGCTGCCTGTGCTGACCTACACGGGCGCAGTCGAGCACCACCATGCCAAGCTCACGGAGGTGCTGTCGCCTTACCAGTATCCGCAGCTGTCTGCGATCCGGACCTCCCTAGTTGATCCTGACACCCCGAAGGATGCCAGGAAGCGGAAGTCCCTGAAGGGCGAAACCTGGCCTCTGGTCTTCAGCGATGAGTTCAACGCGGTGGGTCGTACCTTCTTCGAGGGCGACGACCAGTTCTGGACTGGACCAAACATCCACTATGCCGCCACAAACGACTTGGAATGGTACACGCCCGACGCGGCCACGACGAAGGACGGtgtgctgcagctccgGATGGACGCCTTCCCAATGAACGGGCTATACTACAGATCCGGTATGCTGCAGTCCTGGAACAAGATGTGCTACACGCAGGGTGTTCTGGAGATCTCTGCGAATTTACCAAACTATGGCCAATACCACGGTTTGTGGCCAGGTCTGTGGACCATGGGGAACCTTGGTAGACCGGGCTTCCTTGCTTCTACCGAGGGTGTGTGGCCGTATTCGTACGAGGCGTGTGATGCCGGAATTACGCCTAACCAGTCCTCTACCGATGGTATTTCATATCTACCTGGGCAAAAGCTGAGCTCTTGCACATGTGATGGGGAAGATCATCCGAACCCGGGTGTTGGCAGAGGTGCGCCGGAAATCGATCTTCTGGAAGGTGCTATGGACGATAAGGTCGGCGTTGGTACCGCCTCGCAGTCGCTGCAGGTGGCTCCTTATGATATCTGGTATATCCCAGACTACGACTTTATCGAAATCTACAATCACTCGATCACGGCGATGAACACTTACTGTGGCGGTCCCTTCCAACAGGCCGTCTCCGCGGTCTCTACACTAAACCGTACGTGGTACCAATTTGGGGAAGGCGCGGGCTATTTCCAAAGGTTCTCACTGGAGTATATGAATGACGAAAAGGATGGCTACATTACCTGGTACATCGGCGACAAGGCCACCTTCACTATCTACGCAAGCGCATTGCATCCTAACGGTAACGTTGATTGGAGAAGAATCAGCAAAGAACCCATGTCTATTATCCTGAACCTGGGTATTTCGAATAACTGGGCATACATAGACTGGGCCAATCTTTACTTCCCTGTTACCATGTCCATTGACTATGTCAGGCTGTACCAGCCGTCGAACGCTATCAATGTCAATTGTGATCCGCCCGACTATCCAACGTATGACTACATTCAGAAACATCTGAATGCATACATGAACCCCAACCTCACCAGTTGGGAGGCCGCAGGATACACTTTCCCGAAGAATATTCTAACAGGCAATTGTAAGTCTTCCAAGTTCAGGCATAGCTAG
- the BIL1 gene encoding Bil1p (Syntenic homolog of Saccharomyces cerevisiae YOR304C-A): protein MPIEELSRAESAGSAGSGEAAEQNAEKIVTVFDLASEIEQSLNQALEHVEKNEAQFQQTLKDIHERLKRLEQ, encoded by the coding sequence ATGCCTATAGAAGAGCTTTCACGCGCTGAGAGCGCCGGCAGTGCCGGCAGCGGCGAGGCCGCGGAACAAAACGCGGAGAAGATAGTCACCGTGTTTGACCTTGCCTCCGAGATCGAGCAGTCGTTGAACCAGGCGCTTGAGCACGTTGAAAAGAACGAGGCTCAATTCCAGCAAACGCTCAAGGATATACACGAGCGCCTCAAGCGGCTTGAGCAGTAG
- a CDS encoding SIS domain-containing protein (NOHBY651; No homolog in Saccharomyces cerevisiae; Syntenic homolog of Kluyveromyces lactis KLLA0E03619g): protein MKQDLFHDLRRLIVARRSTPAAPACSISQMPPTKDDDPQRPTCAFQDVYSRYTDLLHSHVLAARDLYLYYNGDADGPSPRADFSATYNTLMSCLADGRKLVFVACGKSFRIIAKTVATCHSLGIPAAVLHPTEAMHGDIGIVADGDALLLCSHSGETDELLHLAAYLRSARLAPASPLIAVTGDPASTLARRAHHVITVFQPPHLRERVVQDGLNAPTIATTLMLLALDCLVLALSDGGSPCARRRRADAFAARHPGGSIGSHAAAPAPEYPEQSAARAATVAHYAGSETLPEFLHMIVTHDYVRVRGHLHSATALRHRYARASRDGIPWTQIMSDL from the coding sequence ATGAAACAAGACCTTTTTCATGATTTACGGCGGTTGATTGTCGCACGCCGCAGCACACCTGCCGCACCTGCATGCAGCATATCCCAGATGCCTCCAACAAAAGATGACGACCCGCAGCGGCCGACCTGTGCCTTCCAGGACGTCTACAGCCGCTACACAGACCTATTACACAGCCACGTGCTCGCAGCTCGCGACCTCTACCTCTACTACAACGGCGATGCCGACGGCCCCTCGCCGCGCGCCGACTTCTCCGCCACGTACAACACGCTGATGAGCTGCCTCGCGGACGGCCGCAAGCTCGTGTTCGTCGCCTGCGGCAAGTCCTTCCGCATCATCGCCAAGACTGTCGCCACCTGCCACTCGCTCGGCATCCCCGCCGCCGTCCTCCACCCCACCGAGGCCATGCACGGCGACATCGGCATCGTCGCCGACGGCGACGCCCTGCTGCTCTGCTCCCACTCCGGCGAGACTGACGAGCTCCTGCACCTCGCCGCCTAcctgcgcagcgcgcgccTCGCACCCGCCAGCCCGCTCATCGCCGTCACCGGCGATCCCGCCTCGACGCtggcccgccgcgcgcatcacgtgatcaccGTCTTCCAGCCCCCCCACCTGCGCGAGCGCGTCGTCCAGGACGGCCTCAACGCCCCCACCATCGCCACCACCCTCATGCTCCTCGCCCTCGACTGCCTTGTGCTCGCGCTCTCCGACGGGGGCTCGCCCTGCGcccgtcgccgccgcgcagACGCCTTCGCCGCCCGCCACCCCGGAGGCAGCATCGGCTCACACGCCgctgcgccggcgcccgAATACCCCGAGCAGTCGgctgcccgcgccgccacAGTAGCCCACTACGCCGGCTCCGAGACGCTGCCCGAGTTCCTCCACATGATCGTCACGCACGACTACGTCCGCGTGCGCGGCCACCTACACTCCGCGACCGCGCTTCGGCATCGCTACGCACGCGCGTCCCGCGACGGAATCCCCTGGACGCAAATCATGTCTGACCTGTAA
- the RRG7 gene encoding Rrg7p (Syntenic homolog of Saccharomyces cerevisiae YOR305W (RRG7)), translating to MPTGLQPAMLKTTGTRLAAAGAYDLVLQDYVRKNAAILDSTVFRGTLYELTVMRELHARLGVSRLRQRGAAYDGGIDITGKWDLADVPGVAPDPHEAAIPRSVRCGASRLKPLRRKILDGTARPLDVLVQCKALTTARVGGRLFRELFGAFGAFGARSKVHRNNTVLMLSSPNLLTRNGIAVMNQLELPIIYLRIGLPRIAADGSLRDGYLEHYYENAYAAALLDGCRVQRLIGLHALPL from the coding sequence ATGCCCACGGGCCTGCAACCAGCGATGCTGAAGACCACCGGAACCCGGCTGGCAGCCGCAGGAGCATACGATCTGGTCTTGCAGGACTATGTCAGGAAAAACGCGGCCATTTTAGACTCTACCGTCTTCCGGGGGACGCTGTATGAGCTCACAGTAATGCGCGAGCTCCACGCGCGGCTCGGCGTGAGCCGCCTCCGCcagcgcggcgccgcctACGACGGCGGTATCGACATCACAGGGAAGTGGGACCTGGCAGATGTGCCAGGCGTCGCGCCCGACCCGCACGAGGCAGCGATCCCGCGCTCTGTGCGCTGCGGAGCCTCTCGCCTCAAGCCGCTGCGGCGCAAGATTCTGGACGGCACGGCGCGGCCCCTGGACGTGCTCGTACAGTGCAAGGCGCTGACCACGGCGCGGGTGGGCGGCCGCCTGTTCCGCGAGCTGTTCGGCGCGTTCGGCGCGTTCGGCGCGCGCTCGAAAGTCCACCGCAACAACACCGTGCTTATGCTGAGCTCGCCGAACCTGCTGACGCGCAATGGCATTGCCGTAATGAACCAGCTCGAGCTGCCGATCATTTACCTACGCATCGGCCTGCCGCGCATTGCCGCAGACGGATCGCTGCGAGACGGCTACCTGGAACACTACTACGAGAACGCGTACGCCGCCGCCCTTCTGGACGGCTGCCGTGTGCAGCGCCTGATAGGACTCCacgcgctgccgctgtAG
- the SLY41 gene encoding Sly41p (Syntenic homolog of Saccharomyces cerevisiae YOR307C (SLY41)), translating to MITTQSTVQNTASKRRESVHKNVYDHLVLKVPEAPVTPPPRLIDAPLPWKATAGRIVPASLRKYLPEIDLKVTVTCLVWYVTSSVSSNLSKAILHEFPHPVGLTELQFLTNGLMCLGFLVLVNYLHRPSWKATWVSQNMRNFPDGILPPYLNGSFCECIQQRFLVVDRKAVIATLPMGMFQFMGHFTSYKATSLIPVSLVHSVKSLSPIVTLCWYRFAKKKQFHRITYCTMLPLVAGVILISSPSGGSKSVGASVEDLRLVLGLFFAAVSMAIFVSQNLFAKSILTVRKRELLPSQKSLAGLGGASPFQLDKITILFYCSCIGFLLMLPVFLVGEAFAASSVFADISLRVLCLMGVYGFTHFLQAMLAFQLIGMLSSVNYSIASIMKRVVVIGVALTWESQLSGRQLLGLVMTVIGLYGYDKWGNKTQPHPS from the coding sequence ATGATCACTACCCAGAGTACAGTCCAGAACACGGCGTCCAAGCGACGGGAATCGGTGCACAAGAATGTGTACGACCACCTGGTGCTGAAGGTGCCCGAGGCGCCAGTCACGCCCCCACCGAGACTTATAGACGCGCCGCTGCCGTGGAAGGCCACAGCGGGGCGCATCGTGCCGGCGTCGCTGCGCAAGTACCTGCCGGAGATCGACTTGAAGGTCACAGTGACCTGCCTGGTGTGGTACGTGACGTCGTCGGTCTCCAGCAACCTCAGCAAGGCGATACTACACGAGTTTCCCCACCCTGTGGGGCTCACCGAGCTTCAGTTTCTGACCAACGGCCTCATGTGTCTCGGGTTCCTCGTGTTGGTGAACTACCTTCATCGGCCGTCGTGGAAGGCCACGTGGGTGTCGCAGAACATGCGTAACTTCCCGGACGGTATATTGCCGCCGTACCTAAATGGGAGCTTTTGCGAATGTATCCAGCAGCGCTTCCTGGTGGTTGACCGAAAGGCGGTTATTGCAACACTGCCGATGGGCATGTTCCAGTTCATGGGCCACTTCACCTCCTATAAGGCAACGTCGCTGATCCCCGTGTCGCTTGTGCATTCCGTCAAGTCGCTGTCGCCCATCGTGACGCTGTGCTGGTACCGTTTtgccaagaagaagcagtTCCACCGCATAACGTATTGCACTATGCTGCCCCTAGTGGCAGGCGTCATTTTAATTTCATCGCCCAGCGGGGGTAGCAAATCGGTAGGCGCTAGCGTCGAAGACCTTCGGCTGGTGTTGGGTTTGTTCTTCGCAGCCGTGTCCATGGCTATTTTTGTTTCGCAGAACCTCTTTGCCAAGTCGATCCTGACAGTCAGAAAGCGTGAACTACTGCCGAGCCAGAAAAGCCTTGCGGGACTCGGAGGGGCGTCACCCTTCCAGTTGGATAAGATAACCATCCTCTTCTACTGCTCCTGTATCGGCTTCTTGCTCATGCTGCCTGTCTTCCTCGTGGGCGAGGCGTTCGCCGCTTCTAGCGTATTCGCGGACATTTCGCTCCGCGTACTGTGCCTCATGGGTGTATACGGTTTCACCCACTTTCTACAGGCCATGCTGGCGTTCCAGCTTATCGGCATGCTTTCTTCTGTCAACTATTCTATTGCCAGCATCATGAAGCGTGTTGTCGTGATTGGCGTGGCGCTGACTTGGGAGTCGCAGCTGTCCGGCCGCCAGCTCCTAGGCTTGGTTATGACTGTCATCGGCCTTTATGGGTACGACAAGTGGGGAAACAAAACACAGCCCCACCCGTCATAA
- the MCM6 gene encoding MCM DNA helicase complex subunit MCM6 (Syntenic homolog of Saccharomyces cerevisiae YGL201C (MCM6)) — MASNETPNPSEGETPNVYRLNNRSSPPPSSIAGNSSQIGDGMDVPGYALSSQPGTLDSSARGMFDSQMNTAPHQRRAYNGEDSRRGSYVYGEDDGAADEDGPAFDGLRMRNLNAIKKVTDVTGEKVREAFEQFLEEYSTVSAETGEPTAVYRTQLEFMSHYELSTIYIDYSHLAERENGALAVAISEQYYRFLPFLLKGLRRFVRKHAPNLLMTSDSVMSQYQEENASQQVNSISQASGGSLGSRRPGHSTAATGGSTVSTPEQTERIFQISFFNIPVTNRIRDIRAEKVGTLMTISGTVTRTSEVRPELFKASFTCDMCRAVVDNVEQVFKFTEPTFCPNPSCENQAFWTLNIGRSRFLDWQRVRIQENSNEIPTGSMPRTLDVILRGDCVERAKPGDRCRFTGTEIVMPDVTQLGLAGMKPSSAPDTRGISRTMEGLNSGVSGLKTLGVRDLTYKIAFLACHVMGVGNNSNPQGDVLSHELDVNMLQHLNKGIDDTERDQELFLNSLSSDEINELKEMVKDERIYDKLVQSIAPAVFGHETVKKGLLLQMLGGVHKTTVEGIKLRGDINICIVGDPSTSKSQFLKYVCAFVPRAVYTSGKASSAAGLTAAVVKDEEGGDFTIEAGALMLADNGICCIDEFDKMDISDQVAIHEAMEQQTISIAKAGIHATLNARTSILAAANPVGGRYNRKLTLRGNLNMTAPIMSRFDLFFVILDDCNQKVDTELASHIVNLHMKCDDAIDPPFTMDQLRRYIKYARTFKPILTEDARQFLVEKYKELRKNDIQGYSKSSYRITVRQLESMIRLSEAIARANCVDEITPAFVAEAYDLLRQSIIRVDVDDVEIEDEEEAPATDAEPQAAAPAEPSTPDNRAASTKPLGRKKKSKLAISYDKYVEMMNIMVRKIADTDSQGGSELTAVEIIDSYLLQKEHELNTEAEYWSERKLALKVLKRLVKDRILMEIRGNTENIPFDVPEEILRERERVVYVIHPNSSVLDQLSQQSPR; from the coding sequence ATGGCCTCCAATGAGACACCAAACCCATCTGAGGGCGAGACGCCGAATGTATACAGACTGAACAATCGATCATCACCTCCCCCGTCAAGCATCGCGGGAAATAGCTCACAGATTGGCGATGGGATGGATGTGCCCGGATACGCGTTGTCGTCACAGCCGGGGACGCTGGACTCTTCAGCACGCGGCATGTTTGATTCGCAGATGAATACGGCGCCACACCAGCGGAGAGCATACAACGGCGAGGATAGCCGGCGCGGGTCGTACGTGTACGGCGAAGATGACGGGGCGGCGGATGAGGACGGGCCCGCGTTTGACGGGCTGCGGATGCGGAACCTGAACGCGATCAAGAAGGTGACGGATGTGACTGGCGAAAAGGTGCGGGAGGCGTTTGAGCAGTTTCTGGAGGAGTACTCGACCGTCTCCGCCGAGACTGGCGAGCCTACGGCCGTGTACCGGACGCAGCTGGAGTTCATGAGCCACTACGAGCTAAGCACGATCTACATCGATTACTCGCACCTGGCCGAGAGGGAAAACGGCGCGTTAGCCGTGGCCATCTCGGAGCAGTACTACCGGTTTCTGCCGTTCCTGCTCAAGGGTCTGCGCCGGTTCGTCCGGAAGCACGCGCCGAACTTGCTCATGACCTCGGACTCTGTGATGTCTCAGTACCAGGAGGAAAACGCCTCGCAGCAGGTTAATTCGATATCACAGGCGTCGGGCGGCTCTTTGGGGTCGCGGCGGCCGGGACACTCTACTGCAGCGACTGGCGGATCCACCGTTTCAACTCCGGAGCAGACGGAACGTATATTCCAAATCAGCTTCTTTAATATACCAGTCACCAACAGGATCCGCGATATCCGAGCGGAGAAAGTCGGTACGCTAATGACCATATCGGGCACTGTCACCCGCACATCTGAGGTGCGGCCGGAACTGTTTAAGGCCAGTTTCACCTGCGATATGTGTAGAGCAGTCGTCGACAATGTAGAACAGGTGTTCAAGTTTACGGAGCCAACATTCTGTCCCAATCCTTCATGTGAAAACCAGGCGTTCTGGACGTTGAACATAGGGAGATCTCGGTTTTTGGACTGGCAGAGGGTCAGAATACAGGAAAACTCAAACGAAATCCCTACCGGTTCGATGCCGCGGACGCTGGATGTTATTCTGAGAGGAGATTGCGTAGAAAGAGCAAAGCCAGGTGATCGGTGTAGGTTCACGGGTACCGAGATTGTTATGCCAGATGTGACGCAATTGGGCTTGGCCGGTATGAAGCCAAGCTCCGCACCCGATACCAGAGGTATTTCACGGACAATGGAGGGGTTGAATTCAGGAGTCTCTGGCTTGAAGACGCTAGGTGTAAGGGACTTGACATATAAAATCGCATTTTTAGCGTGTCATGTCATGGGGGTGGGAAACAACAGCAATCCACAAGGTGATGTGCTTTCTCATGAGCTGGATGTAAATATGCTCCAGCATCTTAATAAGGGTATAGACGATACGGAGAGGGACCAGGAGCTATTTCTGAATAGCTTGAGTTCCGATGAGATAAATGAACTGAAAGAAATGGTCAAAGATGAGCGGATATATGATAAACTGGTCCAATCCATTGCGCCAGCCGTTTTCGGCCATGAAACTGTGAAGAAAGGGCTTTTGCTGCAGATGCTTGGCGGTGTCCACAAAACCACTGTGGAAGGTATCAAACTACGAGGTGATATAAATATTTGCATTGTGGGTGATCCCTCGACTTCGAAGTCCCAGTTCCTAAAGTATGTCTGTGCTTTTGTACCAAGGGCAGTGTATACATCCGGGAAAGCATCCTCTGCTGCTGGTCTCACAGCGGCCGTTGTCAAAGATGAAGAAGGTGGCGATTTCACGATTGAAGCTGGTGCGCTGATGCTTGCTGACAACGGGATATGTTGTATTGATGAATTTGACAAGATGGATATTTCAGACCAAGTTGCCATTCACGAAGCGATGGAACAGCAGACTATCTCCATAGCAAAGGCAGGTATTCATGCAACGTTGAACGCGAGGACTTCTATCCTGGCTGCCGCTAATCCCGTTGGCGGCAGGTATAACAGGAAGCTTACACTAAGAGGGAATTTGAATATGACTGCGCCGATCATGTCCAGATTTGACCTTTTCTTTGTCATCTTAGATGATTGTAATCAGAAGGTGGATACTGAACTAGCTTCGCATATCGTCAATCTCCATATGAAGTGCGATGATGCAATTGATCCCCCGTTTACTATGGACCAGCTGCGGCGGTACATAAAGTATGCCAGGACATTCAAGCCAATTTTGACGGAGGATGCACGCCAATTCTTGGTGGAAAAGTACAAGGAGCTGCGGAAGAATGACATCCAGGGCTACAGTAAATCGAGCTATCGTATCACCGTGCGGCAACTAGAATCCATGATACGATTGAGTGAGGCTATCGCTAGAGCCAACTGTGTCGACGAGATTACGCCGGCCTTCGTTGCGGAAGCATATGATCTCCTACGCCAGAGTATCATTAGGGTAGATGTGGATGACGTGGAGATCGAGGATGAGGAAGAGGCACCAGCAACAGATGCTGAACCTCAGGCTGCTGCTCCCGCCGAGCCGTCTACCCCTGACAACCGAGCGGCATCCACCAAGCCGCTTGGGCGCAAGAAGAAGTCAAAACTCGCAATATCTTACGACAAATACGTTGAGATGATGAATATAATGGTGCGAAAGATCGCGGATACAGATAGCCAGGGGGGCTCAGAGCTTACTGCAGTGGAGATCATAGATTCTTATCTGCTCCAAAAGGAGCACGAGCTCAATACAGAAGCTGAATACTGGTCTGAGCGCAAGCTCGCCCTGAAGGTACTCAAGCGGTTGGTTAAAGACCGCATTCTCATGGAGATTAGGGGGAACACGGAAAATATACCCTTTGACGTCCCAGAGGAGATCTTAAGAGAGCGGGAAAGAGTGGTTTATGTGATCCACCCAAATTCGTCTGTGCTGGACCAGCTTTCCCAACAGTCTCCGAGGTAA